The Pseudomonas mohnii region CATTACGAACCTGTTCATCCTCAACCGCTGGGCTGGCAAGCTTTCCGAGGAAAGCGTCGAGAGCGTCAATGTGTGGTTGAGTAATAACAGCGCAACGAACCCTGTCTCCGACCGGAACATGAAGCAATGAACACAAGTAAAAAGTCAGTCATCATCACAGGCGTAACAGGTCAGGATGGTGCGTACCTTACCCAGCTGCTGCTGGAGAAGGGCTACAAGGTATATGGCACTTATCGTCGCACGAGTTCGGTTAACTTCTGGCGTCTGGAAGAATTGGGGGTTGCCTCCCATGAAAACTTGGAGCTGGTTGAACATGACCTCACTGACCTGGGCGCCAGCATCCGTCTGCTACAGAAAGCCGAGCCAACCGAGGTCTACAACCTTGCGGCTCAGAGCTTCGTAGGCGTCTCTTTCGACCAGCCAATCACCACCGCGGAAATCACCGGTATCGGTGCAGTAAACCTGCTGGAAGCGATCCGTATCGTTAATCCGAAGATTCGCTTCTATCAGGCTTCTACCTCGGAAATGTTCGGTAAGGTTCAGCAGATCCCGCAGACCGAAAACACTGATTTTTACCCGCGCAGCCCGTACGGCGTGGCCAAGCTCTATGCGCACTGGATGACCATCAATTACCGTGAGTCCTACGGGATTTTTGGTTCCAGCGGCATTTTGTTCAACCACGAA contains the following coding sequences:
- the gmd gene encoding GDP-mannose 4,6-dehydratase, with the translated sequence MNTSKKSVIITGVTGQDGAYLTQLLLEKGYKVYGTYRRTSSVNFWRLEELGVASHENLELVEHDLTDLGASIRLLQKAEPTEVYNLAAQSFVGVSFDQPITTAEITGIGAVNLLEAIRIVNPKIRFYQASTSEMFGKVQQIPQTENTDFYPRSPYGVAKLYAHWMTINYRESYGIFGSSGILFNHESPLRGKEFVTRKITDAVARISLGMQDCLELGNMDAKRDWGFAKEYVEGMWRMLQADEPDTFVLATNRTETVRDFVSMAFKAVDIELDWKGSADNEHGIDTKTGKTVIQVNPKFYRPAEVELLIGDPEKAKRVLGWEPKTTLEELCQLMVKADLERVKVGKSF